One genomic window of Geovibrio ferrireducens includes the following:
- a CDS encoding D-sedoheptulose-7-phosphate isomerase, whose product MSNFTAVYINKLIKLLDSADTEAVNRIIELLDGLDPFENTVYFMGNGGSAATASHFATDLGVGLKLRGIKNFSVMCLSDNIPAVTAISNDVGYDNIFYAQLKNRLKKGDVLVAISASGNSPNIVKAAEYARSLGARIIGCTGFDGGKLRELSDISFHVQTEKGEYGLVEDMHMILDHIIYSYFVATKEGASTKYTLE is encoded by the coding sequence ATGAGTAATTTCACCGCAGTCTATATAAACAAGCTGATTAAACTGCTCGATTCCGCCGATACAGAAGCGGTTAACAGAATTATTGAGCTTCTTGACGGGCTTGATCCCTTTGAGAACACTGTCTATTTCATGGGCAACGGAGGGAGCGCCGCCACGGCTTCCCATTTTGCAACGGATCTGGGGGTGGGGCTGAAGCTCAGGGGCATAAAAAATTTCAGTGTCATGTGCCTTTCCGATAATATCCCGGCGGTTACGGCTATTTCAAACGATGTGGGCTACGACAACATATTCTACGCCCAGCTAAAAAACCGCCTTAAAAAAGGGGATGTGCTGGTAGCCATCTCCGCCAGCGGCAATTCCCCGAACATAGTGAAGGCCGCCGAATACGCACGGAGTTTAGGAGCACGGATAATCGGCTGCACAGGGTTTGACGGCGGGAAATTAAGGGAACTGTCCGACATAAGCTTTCACGTGCAGACCGAAAAAGGGGAGTACGGCCTTGTGGAAGACATGCACATGATACTTGATCACATAATTTATTCCTACTTTGTGGCAACGAAGGAAGGGGCATCCACCAAGTACACTCTGGAGTAG
- a CDS encoding inositol monophosphatase family protein, translated as MFDERRAGSFIRSAGREALTAGSECLSDSGRDIKLNTDTELHEKLSMFLTDFTGLPVLSEEGEQPDYTSVQGSFWILDPLDGSYNFHRGLPHAAVSVSLWKSCVPQVSYVYDIFRDTLYYAGTGGGCFADGEKIQCSDADSAEKAAVASGFSVYRDYSDEEMLKDIVFLKRFKKVRFIGSAALSLAYVAEGRLDAYFETDIGIWDVAAGLGLVKAAGGTYRIEKGSAPNRVTVFAHNGRLDL; from the coding sequence GTGTTTGACGAAAGGCGTGCCGGAAGCTTCATACGCAGCGCAGGCAGGGAAGCTCTGACTGCGGGGAGCGAATGCCTGTCCGATTCGGGCAGGGATATAAAGCTTAACACAGATACGGAGCTCCATGAAAAACTGAGCATGTTCCTCACGGATTTCACCGGGCTTCCCGTCCTCTCCGAAGAGGGGGAGCAGCCTGATTATACATCGGTGCAGGGGTCATTCTGGATACTCGATCCGCTGGACGGATCATATAATTTTCACCGAGGGCTGCCCCATGCGGCTGTGTCGGTTTCACTGTGGAAAAGCTGTGTGCCGCAGGTGTCGTATGTGTATGACATTTTCAGGGATACGCTGTATTATGCCGGAACAGGGGGCGGATGCTTCGCAGACGGCGAGAAGATACAGTGCAGTGACGCTGATTCTGCGGAAAAGGCCGCTGTTGCTTCCGGATTCTCTGTGTACAGAGATTATTCAGATGAAGAAATGCTGAAAGACATAGTGTTCTTAAAGCGGTTTAAAAAGGTAAGATTCATAGGCAGTGCGGCGCTTTCCCTCGCTTACGTGGCGGAAGGCAGGCTGGACGCTTATTTTGAGACAGATATAGGCATATGGGATGTGGCGGCCGGGCTCGGTCTGGTTAAGGCCGCAGGCGGAACCTACAGGATTGAGAAAGGGAGCGCCCCGAACAGAGTTACGGTTTTTGCTCACAACGGAAGGCTTGATTTATGA
- a CDS encoding glycosyltransferase family 2 protein — translation MSGRPFISVILNNYNYGRYIEDAVRSVLGQTFRDFELIIVDDGSVDDSRAAAERLAAEDSRISLVFKENGGQASAFNAGVNASCGEVLCFLDSDDMYTSDKLEETAKAHREGAEYIYTDHQAADAQGRPVEDSLKRYPYCGWNIFPVFYLSKYPGNVTSTLSVSRKLAEKIFPVNEADWRIQADDTIVFQAAFLAKSLYINKKLTLYRLHGGNGYYGKKHSEDFKYTLLRKRNTLKDEALKKAGISGTFLNNGWNLLSEFRTHEHMDKGLLELYRHILWYCMDMPLLGKIKTDKELKHIFRSHVR, via the coding sequence ATGAGCGGCAGACCGTTTATTTCCGTTATTCTGAATAACTACAACTATGGCAGATATATTGAGGATGCTGTGCGCTCCGTTCTGGGACAGACATTCAGGGACTTTGAGCTTATCATTGTCGATGACGGTTCGGTGGATGATTCCCGCGCGGCAGCGGAAAGACTTGCGGCGGAGGATTCCCGCATATCGCTGGTGTTCAAGGAAAACGGCGGTCAGGCATCCGCATTTAACGCAGGCGTGAACGCCTCATGCGGCGAGGTGCTGTGCTTTCTGGACAGTGATGACATGTACACGTCCGATAAGCTTGAGGAAACTGCAAAGGCTCACAGAGAAGGCGCGGAATATATATACACCGACCATCAGGCGGCGGATGCGCAGGGCAGACCTGTGGAGGACAGCCTCAAGCGGTATCCCTACTGCGGCTGGAACATATTCCCGGTCTTTTATCTGTCAAAATATCCGGGAAATGTCACCTCCACCCTTTCTGTGTCGAGGAAACTGGCAGAAAAAATCTTCCCGGTGAATGAGGCTGACTGGCGCATTCAGGCGGACGACACCATAGTTTTTCAGGCGGCTTTTCTCGCCAAGTCGTTGTATATTAATAAAAAACTTACGCTGTACCGTCTGCACGGCGGCAACGGCTACTACGGTAAAAAACATTCCGAGGACTTCAAGTATACGCTTCTGCGCAAGCGGAACACTCTCAAGGATGAGGCGCTGAAAAAGGCGGGAATAAGCGGGACTTTTCTTAACAACGGCTGGAACCTTCTGTCCGAATTCCGCACCCATGAGCACATGGATAAGGGACTTCTGGAGCTCTACCGCCACATACTCTGGTACTGCATGGATATGCCTCTTCTCGGTAAAATAAAGACCGACAAAGAGCTTAAGCACATATTCAGGAGCCATGTGAGGTGA
- a CDS encoding 6-hydroxymethylpterin diphosphokinase MptE-like protein: MAEYAVFGTGRAAENALKWAKGAGYKVTCIVDDFAEGEFRGIKTAGWAEFLKTQNRFSALITGRGQKGNIHSRTGVFIPVITAPMAELPAGFDPAANTGRLLSFRNAHKGERCFIVGNGPGLTAGALDMIRSEICFASNKIYLIYEQTEWRPSYYFVEDYLVAENCCDVINSLKCSKFFEYGVADKLEADGSTCFYGYTDLPFSHDIIHGVAGGSSVTASQLQFAKYMGFKEVYFIGMDFSFSVPAGCKGGVIESAGECNHFHPAYRKKGEKWTYPDLEKQKAFFDYVRENITEDDFRVFNASARTMLDSFPKISLNELLKDI, from the coding sequence ATGGCTGAGTACGCCGTTTTCGGAACAGGCAGAGCCGCGGAAAACGCTCTTAAATGGGCGAAGGGAGCCGGGTATAAGGTTACCTGCATTGTTGATGATTTCGCCGAAGGTGAGTTCAGAGGGATAAAGACAGCAGGCTGGGCTGAGTTCCTGAAAACCCAGAACCGCTTTTCCGCACTGATCACCGGACGAGGGCAGAAAGGGAATATCCACAGCCGCACAGGGGTCTTCATCCCCGTGATAACAGCGCCTATGGCAGAGCTCCCCGCAGGTTTTGACCCCGCCGCAAACACAGGGCGGCTTCTCTCGTTCAGAAACGCCCACAAAGGGGAGAGATGCTTCATAGTGGGCAACGGACCCGGCCTGACTGCCGGAGCCCTTGATATGATCCGAAGTGAAATATGCTTCGCCTCCAATAAAATATATCTCATTTACGAACAGACAGAATGGAGACCGTCCTACTACTTTGTTGAGGATTATCTCGTGGCGGAGAACTGCTGTGATGTGATAAACTCATTAAAATGCAGTAAGTTTTTTGAATACGGCGTTGCGGATAAGCTTGAAGCTGACGGCAGTACGTGCTTTTACGGATATACCGACCTGCCGTTTTCCCATGACATAATTCACGGAGTGGCCGGCGGGAGCAGTGTTACCGCTTCCCAGCTGCAGTTTGCAAAGTATATGGGATTTAAGGAAGTTTATTTTATCGGGATGGATTTCAGTTTCAGTGTTCCCGCCGGATGCAAAGGCGGTGTCATAGAAAGCGCGGGTGAGTGCAACCATTTTCATCCTGCCTACCGGAAAAAAGGGGAGAAGTGGACTTATCCCGATCTCGAAAAGCAGAAGGCATTTTTCGACTATGTGAGAGAGAATATAACAGAAGATGATTTCAGGGTTTTCAACGCATCAGCAAGGACTATGCTGGATTCGTTCCCGAAAATTTCCCTGAATGAACTGCTTAAGGATATATAA
- a CDS encoding acylneuraminate cytidylyltransferase family protein: MKVICMIPARLGSQRLKQKNLRTLNGVPLFALAVRKALSAGVFDEVWANTESDELGRLALSEGAQFHKRPEKLADNTATSEDFVYEFFSRHECDYVVQLHSIAPLLSVEEIKGFTELLTESGCDTLLSVEEIILECLFDGSPVNFTFARKENSQDLKPVEKIAWSITGWKRETYMKAYESGGCGTYSGDVKSFPLKKYSAHVIKTEEDLRIAETLYSLTEGING; encoded by the coding sequence ATGAAAGTAATCTGTATGATACCCGCAAGGCTCGGCAGCCAGAGACTGAAACAGAAAAATCTGCGCACCTTAAACGGTGTGCCGCTGTTTGCTCTTGCAGTGCGCAAGGCTCTTTCCGCAGGGGTATTTGATGAGGTGTGGGCAAACACGGAGAGTGATGAACTCGGCAGGCTTGCCCTGAGTGAGGGGGCGCAGTTTCACAAAAGGCCTGAGAAACTGGCGGACAATACCGCCACCAGCGAGGACTTTGTTTATGAATTTTTCTCCCGCCACGAGTGTGATTACGTTGTGCAGCTTCATTCCATAGCCCCTCTTCTCTCCGTTGAGGAGATAAAAGGATTCACGGAGCTTCTCACTGAAAGCGGATGCGATACTCTGCTGAGTGTGGAGGAGATCATTCTGGAGTGCCTGTTTGACGGCAGTCCGGTTAATTTTACATTTGCAAGAAAGGAAAACTCGCAGGACCTTAAACCCGTGGAGAAAATAGCGTGGAGCATAACAGGCTGGAAACGGGAAACATATATGAAAGCATACGAAAGCGGAGGCTGCGGAACCTATTCCGGCGATGTGAAAAGCTTTCCGCTGAAAAAATACTCCGCACACGTTATAAAAACCGAGGAAGATCTGAGAATAGCCGAAACCCTGTACTCTCTCACGGAAGGGATAAATGGCTGA
- a CDS encoding Gfo/Idh/MocA family protein, producing the protein MIKAGMAGFGKMGRIRAAEIAKNRQITLAAVYDIDKNILPADVHICDDFDCLLEQDIDSVFICTYNNVTAEYTKKALLAGKHVFCEKPPATTYSELKEVEEVAKSSGLVLKYGFNHRFHYSVIKAKEIIDSGSYGRILWMRGVYGKAGSIDYDKNWRNYRKYSGGGILIDQGIHMLDLMLHFAGEPFTKINSFVTSLYWKVEAEDNAFAIMQTDKSVTAMLHSSATQWRHKFLLEICLEDGFVNLDGILSATRSYAPEKLVTGRREFEDVTFAMGKPKEETTWFEYDDSWKLELEDFISAVAEGAPLKHGSIDEALGVMELVDRIYRNSGVCDAH; encoded by the coding sequence ATGATAAAAGCGGGCATGGCCGGATTCGGCAAAATGGGCAGAATAAGGGCGGCGGAGATAGCAAAAAACAGACAGATCACCCTTGCGGCCGTGTATGATATAGACAAAAATATCCTCCCTGCGGACGTGCACATCTGCGATGACTTCGACTGCCTTCTGGAACAGGATATAGACTCGGTTTTCATCTGCACCTACAACAACGTGACAGCGGAATACACCAAAAAGGCGCTGCTTGCCGGAAAGCATGTTTTCTGTGAAAAGCCCCCGGCGACAACCTACTCCGAACTGAAAGAGGTGGAGGAGGTTGCGAAGAGCTCCGGCCTCGTGCTGAAATACGGCTTTAACCACCGCTTCCACTACTCCGTTATAAAAGCAAAGGAGATAATAGATTCCGGCAGCTACGGGCGTATTCTCTGGATGCGCGGTGTTTACGGCAAGGCGGGCAGCATAGATTACGACAAAAACTGGCGCAACTACCGCAAGTACAGCGGCGGCGGAATCCTGATTGATCAGGGCATACACATGCTTGATCTGATGCTCCATTTCGCGGGGGAGCCGTTCACGAAGATAAACAGCTTTGTCACCAGCCTTTACTGGAAGGTGGAGGCGGAGGACAACGCATTTGCCATAATGCAGACCGATAAAAGCGTAACAGCCATGCTTCACTCCTCCGCAACCCAGTGGCGGCATAAATTCCTCCTTGAGATATGCCTTGAGGACGGTTTCGTGAATCTAGACGGCATTCTTTCCGCCACACGCAGCTATGCTCCTGAAAAACTTGTTACCGGGCGCAGGGAGTTTGAGGATGTCACCTTCGCCATGGGCAAGCCCAAAGAGGAGACCACATGGTTTGAGTATGACGATTCGTGGAAGCTTGAACTTGAGGACTTCATAAGTGCAGTCGCGGAGGGCGCTCCCCTTAAACACGGCAGCATAGATGAGGCGCTGGGCGTCATGGAGCTTGTGGACAGGATATACAGAAACTCCGGTGTGTGTGATGCCCACTGA
- a CDS encoding phosphoglycerate dehydrogenase yields MPTETGVTTVAFSKCEYLRRKAEEMFGGVIFNPFGRRLTFEELTEIYRDCTALIVGLDKIDGKTLKALPKLKAVAKYGVGLDNIDLAACAERGVQVFGAEGVNRRSVAELVLGFMLGHMRNIFASSLRMRGGDWVKNGGCELSGKTVGIIGTGNIGREVVMLLKPFGCRILCNDILPIDDFCAANGALPASKEEIFRSADVVSLHVPLTAETRNMINEQALRLMKPSALLINTSRGGVVDTDAVKTALKENRLGGACFDVYDTEPFYDVELCGMENVVCTPHIGGNSEEAVRAMGEAALRALSGCRGV; encoded by the coding sequence ATGCCCACTGAGACAGGGGTTACAACCGTTGCTTTCAGCAAGTGCGAATATCTCCGCAGAAAAGCGGAGGAGATGTTCGGTGGGGTGATATTCAACCCCTTCGGGCGCAGACTGACGTTTGAAGAACTGACAGAGATTTACAGAGACTGTACGGCGCTGATCGTCGGTCTGGACAAAATAGACGGAAAAACGCTCAAGGCACTGCCGAAACTTAAGGCTGTTGCCAAGTACGGTGTGGGGCTTGATAATATAGACCTTGCCGCATGCGCAGAACGAGGTGTGCAGGTTTTCGGCGCGGAGGGAGTAAACAGACGTTCCGTGGCGGAGCTTGTGCTTGGGTTCATGCTGGGGCATATGCGCAATATTTTTGCCTCATCCCTGAGAATGCGCGGCGGAGATTGGGTAAAAAACGGCGGGTGTGAGCTCTCCGGCAAAACAGTGGGGATAATAGGCACGGGAAACATCGGGCGTGAAGTCGTGATGCTGCTTAAGCCTTTCGGGTGCAGGATTCTCTGCAATGACATACTCCCGATTGATGACTTCTGTGCGGCAAACGGCGCACTGCCAGCCTCAAAGGAGGAGATTTTCCGCAGTGCGGATGTCGTCTCCCTCCATGTGCCGCTGACGGCGGAAACAAGGAATATGATAAATGAACAGGCGCTGAGACTGATGAAGCCCTCTGCACTTCTTATAAACACTTCCCGCGGCGGCGTGGTTGACACGGATGCTGTGAAGACAGCGTTGAAAGAAAACCGCCTCGGCGGAGCCTGTTTTGATGTTTACGATACAGAGCCGTTTTATGATGTGGAGCTCTGCGGCATGGAAAACGTGGTCTGCACGCCGCACATAGGCGGCAACTCCGAAGAGGCTGTGAGGGCAATGGGCGAAGCGGCGCTGAGAGCCCTCAGCGGGTGCAGAGGTGTTTGA
- a CDS encoding class I SAM-dependent methyltransferase — protein sequence MADKSIFNIKKLSLPISSDLRASAAIVPLMEKHFGNKKVRILEIGVFKAGLTKVFAESSLNIEAYDGVDPYLGSKDDPYTGLYWGNALEAESVYKKAKEYYDNQGFSLHRMTSSEYFDNFFGKMEYDIIYVDGDHSFEYALYDFEEFVHMLTEGGVFLIDNYASAGTPGVTKAVNEFIHSYRDVIENIGYYLNEFQNPGKYVPVSQTTVYLTVNKNLLESQKPISSKRYYLSSFLRELAVNQGIRRLAIFGAGRHTEWLARLRTSSVRPDIVAVLDDNPDETKMFFGKKPMKADLFNPSDADAILLSTDVNHTVFRERCIRLYGDALPLLSLYNDFPLPQKKPKHRPVEYSGEKNISPVLPSLTDSCAERIIWAGFYNRSSDKNKFMESVIVHSDSSHYLLLNLALNSPDIDLPNAFVFNAPETVTKCTERSSTVDLPENRNIRYTLETYAVHLKYTLEENHDISYEQALSAVGQMFSYTLNMLESYKPDIAVIWNEFHPLFKVVKLACDFTGTKTVYMEFGCLPGTFQFDIQGQMGESWVALNTEAFNSLHVDEADCIKAVKAVECIKNTEMNRAKQPKKGRLDRMLEGIDQKIVFVAGHNDYSSGIFPYDIAASTFHSPFYRSSAHLFEDMAQRAELNGWFMVFKPHPYAKSHLPESLRTEHYIIVDDVNVEECIDIADVTLTVLSQMSYMALTRGKPVVMTGYNQLRDKGCCYEAFRAEDIDSVINSALIYGFTDLMKENWIKHAARLLKYCLYSDNEALYALPSEIFAKRIQALARHKMTDIEIIKQEI from the coding sequence ATGGCAGACAAATCGATTTTCAACATAAAAAAACTAAGCCTGCCCATCAGCAGTGACCTCCGTGCGTCTGCGGCTATAGTTCCCTTAATGGAGAAGCATTTCGGCAATAAAAAGGTCAGGATACTTGAAATAGGCGTTTTTAAGGCAGGCCTGACCAAGGTATTTGCTGAATCTTCTCTTAATATTGAAGCTTACGATGGTGTTGACCCGTATCTTGGCTCTAAGGATGATCCTTATACCGGTTTGTACTGGGGAAATGCTTTAGAGGCCGAGTCGGTATATAAAAAAGCAAAAGAATACTACGATAACCAAGGATTCAGTCTTCATAGAATGACTTCTTCCGAATATTTTGACAATTTTTTTGGCAAAATGGAATATGATATAATTTATGTTGATGGGGATCATAGTTTTGAGTATGCGCTTTATGATTTTGAAGAATTTGTTCATATGCTCACGGAAGGTGGTGTTTTCCTTATAGATAACTATGCAAGTGCCGGAACACCGGGAGTTACAAAAGCAGTAAATGAATTCATCCACAGTTACAGAGATGTGATTGAAAATATAGGCTATTATCTAAACGAGTTTCAGAATCCGGGCAAATATGTTCCGGTGTCACAGACGACAGTTTACTTAACTGTAAACAAGAATCTGCTTGAATCACAGAAACCCATAAGCTCCAAGCGCTATTATCTATCATCTTTTTTAAGGGAACTTGCCGTGAATCAAGGCATCAGACGCTTGGCGATATTTGGTGCCGGAAGACACACTGAATGGCTGGCAAGGCTCAGGACATCATCAGTGAGACCTGACATCGTCGCAGTGCTGGATGACAATCCTGACGAAACAAAAATGTTTTTCGGAAAAAAACCGATGAAGGCGGATCTTTTCAACCCTTCGGATGCTGATGCGATTCTGCTTTCAACAGATGTAAACCACACAGTATTCAGGGAAAGATGCATCAGACTTTACGGTGATGCACTGCCGCTGTTAAGTTTATACAATGATTTCCCTCTGCCTCAGAAGAAGCCTAAGCACCGTCCGGTGGAATACAGCGGTGAGAAAAACATTTCCCCCGTTTTGCCTTCCCTGACAGATTCATGCGCTGAAAGAATTATTTGGGCAGGTTTTTACAACAGATCATCAGATAAGAATAAATTTATGGAATCAGTTATAGTCCATTCGGACTCATCGCATTACTTATTGCTCAACTTAGCATTAAATTCTCCTGATATTGATTTGCCCAATGCTTTTGTTTTTAACGCACCTGAAACTGTGACAAAGTGCACTGAGCGAAGCTCAACGGTGGATCTTCCTGAAAACAGGAATATCAGGTATACTCTTGAAACCTATGCTGTACATCTTAAATATACACTCGAAGAGAACCACGACATCAGTTATGAACAGGCGCTTTCCGCTGTTGGGCAGATGTTCAGCTATACACTGAATATGCTGGAAAGCTATAAACCCGATATAGCAGTTATATGGAATGAGTTTCATCCTCTCTTCAAAGTAGTGAAACTGGCCTGTGATTTTACCGGTACAAAAACTGTCTATATGGAATTTGGCTGTCTGCCCGGAACTTTTCAGTTTGATATTCAGGGGCAGATGGGGGAAAGCTGGGTAGCCCTTAACACTGAGGCTTTCAACAGCCTGCATGTAGATGAGGCTGACTGCATAAAAGCAGTTAAGGCTGTTGAATGTATAAAGAACACTGAAATGAACCGTGCGAAGCAGCCAAAAAAAGGTAGGCTCGACAGGATGCTTGAAGGGATAGACCAAAAAATAGTTTTTGTCGCTGGTCATAATGATTACAGTTCCGGAATATTCCCTTATGACATAGCTGCGTCCACTTTCCATTCCCCGTTTTACCGCAGTTCAGCCCATCTGTTTGAAGATATGGCGCAAAGAGCGGAGTTGAACGGGTGGTTCATGGTATTTAAGCCACATCCTTATGCCAAAAGTCACCTGCCTGAGTCACTCAGGACTGAGCATTACATCATAGTTGATGATGTAAATGTGGAAGAATGTATTGATATTGCAGATGTCACGTTGACTGTTCTGTCGCAGATGTCATATATGGCGCTGACCAGAGGGAAGCCTGTGGTTATGACAGGCTATAACCAGCTTAGGGATAAGGGCTGCTGTTACGAGGCATTCAGGGCGGAAGATATTGACAGTGTCATTAACAGCGCCCTGATATACGGTTTTACAGATTTAATGAAGGAAAACTGGATAAAACATGCGGCCAGACTTCTGAAGTATTGCCTGTATTCTGATAATGAAGCATTATATGCTCTGCCCTCTGAAATATTTGCGAAGAGAATTCAGGCTCTTGCCCGGCATAAAATGACCGATATTGAAATCATTAAACAAGAAATATAA
- a CDS encoding glycosyltransferase family 2 protein, whose product MTDSPFISVLINNYNYGRFIAQCVESVLNQTYGNFELIIVDDGSKDDSVSVIDSFSDPRIIKIFKENGGQASAFNAGFEASRGDIIAFLDSDDWWMPHKLETIVKWDRLLDGNHAFLQHMVDVWEDGKVSPLYPTLYSGNILNHYIEKREPVHFVGTSGLCFRREILNKVMPVPQQFRISADGFLTRTSIVFGNVISIPESLGYYRKHSNAVFGNTDHNRNSFRETILFPSLNEFYKKERIDYLFGEQMLPKSTEAVFFLSILRLMLKLRLDKITETYHRIAVFGAGRHTEWICDFLQEYKKENVTAVLDDNPDPVKRFWGIPAEKAEKWNTSNADAIILSSDCKQDFFAKRCKELYGDALPLIDLYDGLPQGPYPK is encoded by the coding sequence ATGACTGACAGCCCCTTTATTTCCGTTCTTATCAACAACTACAACTACGGTCGCTTCATCGCTCAGTGCGTGGAGAGCGTACTGAACCAGACTTACGGTAATTTTGAGCTTATAATTGTGGATGACGGTTCAAAAGATGATTCAGTAAGCGTGATAGATTCCTTCTCTGATCCGCGCATAATAAAGATATTCAAGGAAAACGGCGGGCAGGCCTCCGCCTTTAACGCAGGTTTTGAGGCATCAAGGGGCGATATAATCGCCTTCTTAGACAGTGATGACTGGTGGATGCCCCACAAGCTTGAGACAATTGTTAAATGGGACAGGCTGTTGGATGGCAATCATGCTTTCCTTCAGCATATGGTGGATGTATGGGAAGACGGAAAAGTTTCTCCGCTATACCCGACACTCTATTCGGGAAATATTCTTAATCATTATATAGAGAAAAGAGAACCTGTGCATTTTGTAGGTACATCAGGGCTATGTTTCAGAAGGGAGATTCTGAATAAGGTTATGCCTGTTCCGCAGCAGTTTAGAATCAGCGCAGATGGATTTCTCACCCGAACTTCTATTGTTTTCGGAAACGTCATCTCTATACCGGAATCTCTGGGCTATTACCGCAAGCATTCAAATGCCGTGTTCGGAAATACAGACCATAACAGAAATAGTTTCAGAGAAACTATTCTTTTTCCATCACTCAATGAGTTTTACAAAAAAGAGCGTATTGATTATCTATTTGGAGAGCAGATGCTCCCGAAAAGCACTGAGGCGGTATTTTTCCTCTCTATTCTGCGGCTCATGCTGAAACTCAGGCTGGATAAAATAACCGAAACCTACCATAGGATTGCAGTATTCGGTGCAGGGCGTCATACCGAGTGGATCTGTGATTTTCTTCAGGAATACAAAAAAGAGAATGTGACAGCAGTTCTGGATGATAATCCGGATCCTGTAAAAAGATTCTGGGGTATTCCTGCTGAAAAAGCTGAAAAATGGAACACATCTAACGCTGATGCAATAATCCTTTCGTCCGACTGTAAGCAGGATTTTTTTGCAAAAAGGTGTAAAGAACTGTATGGGGATGCTCTGCCGTTGATAGATTTATACGATGGTCTGCCCCAAGGGCCATACCCGAAATAA
- a CDS encoding class I SAM-dependent methyltransferase produces the protein MRILEIGVFKAGLTKLFASSSLNIISYDGVDPYLGSDDDPYTGAYWDSSSDADKIYLSAKKYYDSKGYSLHRMTSAEYFDSAYKSKEYDIIYVDGDHRMYYAMQDMEEYIHLLAENGIMLVDDYGNVDTPEVTHALNRFIDNRRDVIKEIGYYISPFQNVGKYIPVSQTTVYFTADKGRLNSGFVSKRYNVSEALKKLVNEDGIKRIALFGAGRHTEWMNDVFGKLNMPCIAAVLDDYPDKTKNFWGLTPVKASEWDTTQADAIILSSDCKQEMMRKRCRELFGDALPLIDLYEGLPTGPYPK, from the coding sequence GTGCGAATATTGGAAATAGGCGTTTTTAAGGCAGGGTTGACAAAGCTTTTTGCCAGTTCTTCCCTCAATATAATCAGCTATGACGGTGTTGATCCCTATCTTGGTTCAGATGATGATCCGTACACCGGAGCATACTGGGATTCATCATCGGATGCTGATAAAATCTATTTATCTGCAAAGAAATACTACGACAGCAAAGGCTACAGCCTTCACCGGATGACTTCTGCCGAATATTTTGATTCAGCGTACAAAAGCAAAGAATACGACATCATATACGTGGACGGTGATCACCGGATGTATTATGCCATGCAGGATATGGAAGAATACATTCATCTGTTGGCAGAAAACGGGATTATGCTTGTGGATGATTATGGTAATGTGGATACTCCCGAAGTTACTCATGCGCTGAACAGGTTTATAGACAACCGCAGAGACGTAATAAAGGAAATAGGTTATTACATCAGCCCTTTTCAGAATGTTGGCAAATATATACCCGTTTCACAGACAACAGTTTACTTCACTGCGGATAAAGGCAGACTTAATAGCGGCTTTGTGTCCAAACGCTATAATGTTTCCGAAGCTCTGAAAAAGCTGGTGAATGAGGACGGGATAAAAAGGATAGCACTGTTCGGTGCCGGCAGACATACCGAATGGATGAATGATGTGTTTGGAAAACTGAATATGCCGTGTATTGCAGCGGTTTTGGACGATTATCCTGATAAAACGAAGAACTTCTGGGGGCTTACTCCGGTGAAGGCTTCTGAGTGGGACACCACACAGGCGGATGCTATAATTCTTTCGTCCGACTGCAAGCAGGAAATGATGCGTAAAAGATGCAGGGAACTTTTCGGGGATGCTCTGCCGTTGATAGATTTATACGAAGGTCTGCCAACAGGACCTTACCCGAAATGA